TAGTACATTTATGCGAATTATGACACAAGTACTAAGACCTTTCATGGGTAAATTCCTTGTAGTCTACTTTGACGATATCTTAATTTACAGCAAAAACAAGGAACAACACCTTGAGCACCTACGTTTGGTTTGCGATTCACTGAGAAAAGAAAGCCTATATGCGAATCTTAAGAAGTGTTCATTTATGACTGATCGTGTAATCTTCTTAGGATTCGTTGTTTCTTCTGAGGGTGTTTCAGCAGACCCACAGAAGGTCCAAGCTATTCTTGAATGGCCCGAACCCACTACATTATTTGAGGTGCGAAGCTTCCACGGCCTAGCCACCTTTTATAGAAGGTTCATCAAGAATTTTAGTACGATCACTGCACCGATTACGGATTGTATCCGGAAAGGTGAATTTCATTGGACCATTGCGGCCTCAAGGGCATTCCAAGAGATCAAGACTAGAATGACTGAAGCCCCGGTGATGCGCCTCCCAGATTTTACTAAAGTTTTCGAAGTTTCTTGTGATGCATCTGGTATAGGTATAGGTGGTGTCTTAAGCCAAGAAAAGCATCCTGTCGCATACTTCAGTGAAAAGCTGAATGATGCCAAACGAAAATATTCCACCTATGACAAAGAATTTTATGCAGTTGTACAAGCGCTGCGTCACTGGCGTCACTATTTGCTACCTCAGGAATTCGTATTATATTCCGACCATGAAGCTTTGAGGTACTTAAATTCCCAAAAGCGATTGAATTCACGACACGGAAAGTGGGCtgaatttcttcaagaataTACCTTCGTGTTGTGTCACAAAGCAGGTATTGACAACAAAGCAGCTGATGCCTTAAGCCGTCGTGTAGCATTACTTTTGTCGGTAAGCATAAATGTTACTGGATTTGAACGAATAATTGACGATTATGCAACTTGTCCAGACTTCGCTGAGATCTATGCAAGCGTCTTAGATGGTCGCACCAGGGACTATAGTGATTACCTTGTGGTTGATTCCTTTCTGTTCCGAGGAAACAAGCTATGTATCCCTCAAACATCCCTTAGAGATTTTCTTGTTTGGGAACTTCATGCGGGAGGAATAGCTGGCCATTTTGGTAGAAATAAGACCATTGATATGGTCGAACAAAGATTTTATTGGCCTAGTTTAAAACGGAATGTTGCAAAAATTGTTAGTCAGTGTCGTACTTGTCAACTATCCAAACAGCGCAAACAAAACACTGGTTTATATACGCCCCTTCCTGTCCCAGATCGTCCTTGGCAGGACATTAGTATGGATTTCGTGCTAGGATTGCCAAAGACTAGAAGTAAGCATGATTCCATTCTCGTGGTAGTGGATCGGTTCTCTAAGATGGCACATTTTCTACCCACTTCCAAGACTTCTGATGCCTCCAAAGTTGCGAGGATTATCTTTGATGAGGTCGTTAGGCTCCACGGGCTTCCAACCTCGATAGTGACTGATAGAGATGTCAAATTTGTTAGTTATTTTTGGAAGACCCTCTGGAACTTTATGGGTACTAAGCTTAAATATTCCACAGCCTATCACCCTCAGACAGACGGGCAAACTGAGGTGGTCAACCGCAGTCTAGGAAACCTTCTACGATGTTTGGTAAGTGACCACCCAGGTAATTGGGATCTTCTTTTATCCATAGCTGAATTCGCCTACAATAGCTCTGTAAACAGGACCACTGGCTTGAGCCCTTTTGAAATTGTCTTAGGCTATGTACCGCGAAAACCTGTTGATCTTATCCCAGTAGCCCCTAACAATAGAATCTCTGAGACCGCTGAATCCTTTGCGCAACACATGCAAAATTTACATAAAgagattaagaaaaaaattgaaatcaaCAATGTGAGATATAAAACGGCCGTTGACTTACGTCGACGTTATCAAGAATTTCGAGCGGGTGATGATGTAATGATCAGAATCAGACCTGAACGGTTTCCACCAGGAGCCGTTAGGAAATTGCACGCCCGAAGTATGGGTCCATACAAAATTCTGAAACGGGTTGGATCTAATGCATATGTGGTGGATATTCCAAGTGATTTTGGGATTAATCCAGTTTTTAACGTAGAAGACTTAGTTGCCTACCGAGGTCCGACAACTATTCCTACAGACCCGCTCAATGAGCCTGACACTGACTGCACATCCAATTTTGAGAACATATCTCCTGCTCCTGCCTTGCCTCCTGTACCTTTTTCTCCGCAGATCACAGACACAGTGGAACAGATTTTGGATGATCAGATTGTTAGTACGCAGAACGGTGGTTATCAGCGATACCTGGTCAGATGGCATGGTCGACCTCCGTCAGATGATACTTGGATTAGCAGAGATGAGCTCCAGCGACTTGCTTCAGACCTGTTGGAGCATTACCAGACATCCGTTTCGCCAGAGGCGAACTCTTCTCCGCTGAGGGGAGTTGGTGGGGACACAAACCACCGTTTCCAGCATGTATACAGGCGTCGCCGGCGTGCATAGCACTTTGGCCACcctagttttattttcttgcgtattttcatttatttcttaTGTATTTTCGTATTTTATTAGTTGTTTGCTTGTTTGATTGTATTTAGCTAGTGTAGTGACCCATGATGTTGTTGGGTCATGGGTAGTTACATGATCTCATTTGTGGGGATCATGGGTAGTTGTATTGGGGCTATATATGGCACCCCCTTATCTATTGTTCAGCAgaatattttggggattaaaaACGAGACTTCGCTTTAGTATCTGGTGGACTCCagactcctccctcctccttcccctacTTAATTTCTTCTCTAAATCAACTGTCCCGCATCacacctattatttattttataatgtATCAGCTTACTTCTTATTTATTTCCTATTACATTTATGTATTGTATCTACTGCTATGAACTGGAACAGCATATAGAAGGTTTTAAGGCATCAAAGAACATTAACGTTGTCATGAGGAACGTTCTTGTCCAACTTTCTAGTTTTACCTTGAAGTGTCTCTGAAAATCAAGTCATTGGCAAACACCCTTACTAAAAGCTGGATGACATTAGGATTGACAACAACGAGTTTTGACTCGATCTTCATTAGCAAAGTCAAATATTCCACAAGCAGTTGATCTGTGGAGTGTAGATCACCATTTTGCTGatatcttttattaatttttagcTAGTGTAAGTTGTCCCACTTTTTTATTTGACTACCTAAATTGACTACCTAAATTGCTGACAATAGCACCAGTGAATTGCACAAAATTTCCATTCAGTTGTTTGGTTTAGTTTCTGTAATGACATAATTCGAACTAATCTTTGATAGTACGAATATGTTTCATCTTACTGAAATTCTATCTCAATGTTCTTTGCATTTAAGGGGTGCAAGGATCCCTCATTTTATATTTGTATGGAAATGAATGTGCAAATTTTATTTCAGTCATTGCTTATTCCATTTTGTGTCATTTTGTATTTGTATTAGTTTCTGTGTAGTATTCTTTATTCTGCCATTTTTTGGGTTGGTTTAATGTTCTGTACCAGTCTCTCAGCTATCGCGGAGAAAAGGCCTTCCTTTTATGGACGCATATTACCAGTTTTACTTGGTTTGGATCCAGCAAGTTCTGTGATCAAAGGAGTGCAAGTCCCAAATGCACACCATGCATTGAAGAATGCCTTTATGGCATGTTTGAAATGTACACATTCAAGTGCTGAACCGGTATTTCTTTTATCTTAAGTAGGCATTAATGCTATCTGTATAGACTTATTTGTTTGttctattaaatttttttttattttgtctttGAATGTCACGGCTCAACCACCTTTGCCTTGTTTTCAATGTTATTTGTATATTTTTTCTGTGGACATCTTTCAATAAAGAACATTTTAGCTGCGCAAGATACAAATATATAAAGAGTAGCTCAAGTTTGATAGCCTGGGATATGTGGTGTCACCAATCTGCTATTTCATTTATTTGGACTACAGATATTACAGCATTCTGTGATATAGGAAGCCTTTTCTTGTGTGGCCTCTACCTTCCTTTTATCTGAAACTTGTATTATTACTTTGATTCTTTTAAGTTAGACATGCAGTGTTGTTCTAATTATGCTAACTATAGTTGACAATTCCTTTTTAATGTTATTTCCTTATGTTCCCAAACGACCTACAGCTTCTTTATTTGATTCTTGGGCCCTCATGTTTAGTTttttattcttctcttcttttcagaTGTGTAATTGCGTGCTGCCGGCACATGTGAGTGCTTAGCAAGATCTCACTGTTTGTTAATTCTATTTAGAACTCGAACTACGTTTCTCATAGAAACAGGATGACACATATAGAGGCTATTTCTgaaccaaaaaggaaaaaaaaataaagaacctgATTGAAAAGTTACAACTCAACAGGCTGAAATTATACTGTCTCTCTCCAGAAATTGTGAAAGATTGGTGGCAAATACCAAAGATGCTAAGTGATGTGCTATCTTGACTTTTGTTGAGCATTGCTGATGATGCCGAATGCATGAGTTTCTGCTCTAAATATGTTCCTTCTTTGAGAAACAATAGGTGATAAGAGTGCAGCTGAAGATTGATGGTCGGTTCTAACGTCCTAAAGTAGGGTATTTGTTCTTTGGGGACAGCAAGAGGTATCTTGACTAATGTGGCAAATGGCAACTATTGTTCTGTGCTTCATTAAGTGGTTATCAACTTGCATCCATCCTTAGAAAGTGCTTCTTTTGTGTGACTCATACATTTCTTTCTTTACTATTCAATAGACTCCAAGATCAGTTCAACTTCTACTATGATGATGGTAGCTTCAactaattattttattctgCATGAAATTTTGGAACTTAGATATGGGCAAACAAGTATAGTCATAAATTAAATAGTTCTACCACCCTTTCCTTGCAATATGGACTTTTTACCTGAAACAATGTTTAGATGAAAAATTGAGCAATGCTATGGTACTTTTGTTTCAAAGTGGTGCTTCAGTTTTCTTAACTTAAAAAGATATGGGAATGTAATCTAATTTTAGTTCTCCTTTTGACtatgaattttattttgttattgtgaataattaaaatttttattaaaaaaattgaagtcTATTTTTCTATTGCACCTGAGCATTTGTTGGGGTGGCTAAGCTACGTTCATGTGGGGCCTATGTTCTATGATGGCACACAAGTAGCTAGTCCAATCCGAGCTCGGCCTGATCCCATCCAACAAATTGGTGCCCAAGCCCAACCAAGTTGGAACGTGCTTGGGTTTGACCCAATTGGCCCGGGCTAATTCGGCTAATCGGGTTTAGCACAACCTGGGTCAGGTTGTGCTCGACCAGCAAGCTTCAAGGTCTAGATCGAGGggcaagagagagggagggggaaggATCAAAAGGATGGGGGATGTGGGGATAGAGGAGAAAGGGGATGGTTTGGCCATCCAAGTTGAGCCATCGGTCAAAAGGCTTTGGTGGCTATAGGGGGTGCATGAGAGAGAGGGATCAAAGGgatgggggagggagagagagagaggtctgGGTACTTATGCGGCTTCGACAACCAGGTGGGAGCGCAAAAGTGAGAGGAGAGGGAAGACTGGAACAAGGAGGTTGGACTGTGGCTTGCGGGGTAAGGGTGGTTGCTAGAAGAGGAAACAAAGAGGGGGCAAGGGGGTTTAAGTTAGGGTTTGGGTtttatattctttatttttgtaattttagtcttttgattatatataatttatataaaGTTTTTAAATACTAGAATTTGGGGTTAAAATTTGGAAGCCTGAGCTTGGCCCAATTTTTTGTTTGGGCTTAAAAAAATGGGGGTTGGCTTGGCCCATTGGGCTGGAAACCCCAGACCAAGCTTGCTAAAAGTCGGGTTGGGTCAGCGTGTCCTACTTTGCTCAGGTCTAGCTTCTACCAGGtttatttaaactttgttcatATCATGAATATAGTTTAAGCTGCTGCTCACAATGTAAgtccttttctttttaaagtAAATTCAGCTCAGAAAGGATTTTCATGATTTGAGAAATGGGCCTATGTTGCTTCTTATCTCTGCAGTGGCGTGCTCGTTTGGTTGAAGCTCTAAAAGCCATTAATGCTGGTGAGTTGGCAGAACCAGCAGTCAAGCTTAAGGAGAATTCTGGAGGTATAGTAGTCCGTAGAGAAGAGTTGTCACCTCCTAAGGTATATTCCCTTCTCCGTTTTGGTAACTTAGACCCTTCCCCTTCCCCCTCCTCATCTAAATATGGATTGGAAATTGTTGTAGGATGATAAGGTAACATTGCAAGAGTGTGATGAGCGAAACAATGATCTTGGGTGTAAAAGAAATATGGATGAAGAGTGCAGTGATTTGTCACAAGATGATGTTGTTTCTAGTAAAAGAGCTAGACAAACATCTGTTGCGGCTAAAGAGGTTACCAATGAATCGCTTCAGAAAAGTCCTGATTCAGTCCAGATTAATCTGCCTTTGATTAGCTCTACAACTTCGAGGGATGGAAGTTCTGGACCTGTACAGCAACTTGTTAGCATGTTTGGTGCATTAGTTGCCCAAGGTGATAAAGCTGCTGGGTCACTagagattcttgtttcaagtatCACTTGTGACTTGCTAGCGGAAGTAGTTATTGCTAATATGCAGCATCTTCCACCAACTTGTCCTGAAGCAGATGGGAAGGAAGAAttaatttctggtttgggtTATGCCTCTGGCTTTGTTAGTAATAGCCTGCCTGCTCTGCGGCCATCAGTGCTTGCTTCAGATATTCTTTCACTGTCAAGTTCTCTACCAATGCTAGCGTCACTGTTGAATATTCAACCTTCAGCATCATATGATATTTCTGTAAGCTCTCTGTTCTCTAAATATCTAGTGCATCTGTTCTAATATCTTTTGGATTTTGGAACTGTCAGATTGTGTTTTAAGGTGCTCCAAACTTCCCTTGCAATTGCAGAAAATCCAGCAGGGAGATGAAGAGAAAATGACAGCCACAACAGATGCAACTTTCTCACCCTCTAGTGTTGGTGATGTCATTGCAACTACATCTGCCAGTTTGCCTGCTTCTGTGGAGCCAAGTGAACTTGTAACAGAAAAAGACGGTACAGCTGTTCCATTATATGCAAACATGGAAACAACAGAGAGTAAAATACCTGGTTTGGATTCCACCAGTTCTTTTGATGAGATTCAAGAGTCCCAGGATGCTTCTCATACTTCTACTGCCGAGCTGCAAGAAACAAATCTAGGACATGCTGTTAATTTGGTCAGCACAATGCGGCTTGATGCTTCTACAACTGATTGTGAAGCCCAGAGTCCACAACCAGCCATAACAGATGCAAGCCAGCTGCCTTGTATAGCATCTGTTACTACTGCTCCTCAATATATTCTACCAAAGATGACAGTGACTAATGTCGACCTTACTGATGAAGACAAAGATCATCTGCAAAAAGTGGCATTCATGCGCATCCTTGAAGCTTACAAGCAAATAGCAATATCTGGTGGATCACAAATCCACTTTCCCCTGCTTTCTCACTTGGGAGTTGAGGTAATAATCCTTTTGTTCTTCGCAAGCTTCCATCACTATTTCCAATTTTGATTCGTGGAAACTTAGCTGATATGTTTTTTGGCTAACTGAAATTTTGGTAAATTGCttgttctttttctgtttttgatGTTTATATTAAGAATGCTCAATTCAACTCCTTTGTAACCAGGGAATATGGAGAAAAGAGAGATTAACTGTGACCTTATCTTTAGTGAATTAATCTTTTGTTTTCCATATCTACTGGGATTGGTAAAGTTGAGGTGAGCTGATGCTTAGACTAATTTCATGTCGTATATTGacattgatcaatgaagttggcTTAGTATAGCTGTTGAGTTTTGGATCTGGTATGGTTGTCTTTGAAGGCTCTGCTGGGTCATAAATTTTGTTTCTATGTGGTTTATATTTAAGGTTTGTCGTACCGGTGCTTGCCACCCATACCGGGTATATCATACCGTACTAGTACTGAACTGAAACTTGGTATGGGAGGTGTACTAAGACGCCGAGGTTAGGTACGCCAAGCCGACCCTTGTACCGGGCATATTGACACTATATGGACATGGTATGCAAGGTCTTGACCGAGATGGCAAATCTTGGTTCAGATATTAAAAATGTTCATTGTTTCTAAAAGGTGGTAATTTCATATCTTAGCATCTTTCTCCATTCACTAAGCTATTTATGTGTAAAGTCTTCAAAGTTTTTTTTCGGTGGTTCATTTTAATGGTTACACGATGAgcttgttcttgcatatgtagccTGATCAATATACCATGCTCAGGCCATACGAGGATCTTTTTCTAGAGTGGTGTGGGACCAGGCTTGAGCTAGGTCCATCTAATTTGATTTCAAATGACAAGCTAACCCTGGCCCAGCTTATTGGGGGACATGGACAAGCAATGTTTAGGCTAACCTGAATCTGCCTTGGGTCTGCATGAGACTTAGCTAGTTACAAGTGACCTAATAACAACAGTTTGTTATTTTGATCAATTTGTATGGATATTATCTTCCACTATTTAAATACTTTGATACAAATGATCAATCTGGCTGCTGCTGATGTTTGAGTATCAACCATTTTTTATGATTGTGCATAGAGCATCCAGTGCTAAATCCTCAATGCACAGAGGCTGCTGTATTGAAACCTCCAGTTTCATTGATAAATACATGTATCTCAATTTATTTCAAATCAGCTTGCACATTGTTCGGCTTCCTTTATCTTGTATTGGTGGAGTTTctcaattttatttgttttcttcCCTTTCACATAGTTGGTGTTATTTTTTTCGGCCATTGCTTTGTTATTTACATTTCTTCATGAGTTTTTGTTTTGCTGCAGTACCCTTTAGAATTAGATACATGGGGGCTTCTACAAAAGCATGTGCTGTCTGACTATATGAATCATGAGGTAATGTATAACTTGGCGGTTCATTTTTACTGTTATATTTAGTTTTCTTGTATGTATTTACAAATCAATCTATTGCTCTTGGGTATTTGGAAACAGTAACAAAATCATCtactggttatttaattttcaAGTATGACAGAACTCCAGCCTGCTGCATTGCCTTCTAATGTTGAGTTTGCATTCAATTGCAgctgaaaattcaaaatataGTATATGTGATGTATAGGGACATCTTTCTTGAGATTGTTTCCTATTTGGGTAAGTTAATGGAGGGCCAAATTATCTGGCTAGTGCACTTGATATTATATCTTGTTAGGTGCAGACCAGAGAGCTGATGTGTGTCGAGTGAGAAACATTATTTAGGGTAGGTAATTATAAGAAATGCAGCATTTAGATTATTCAACATGGAGGGTAAGGGCTAGTAAAAGTGTGATACAGTAGACTTGTGATCTGTTTGACAATTATAGTGTTGTAACAAGACATTAACGAAcagatatattattttttcaatCTTATTTAGCTGCATTGTGTAGGTTGTTCCATAAACTAAAATGACATATTGAACTGCATATGGACAAGTTCTAAAAAAGGTGCTTTATGAATATACAAGTTATCCATTTCCTTTTTACACTCATACTGTCAAGATGGCACTGGTCAAATTCGTTAACTCCAGACATTTTTTGGATTAATGGCTGGATATCAGGAAGTGCCTTTTACAGACACTAGTTTACAGGACATGCTATACACATCCACCTTTTAAAGGGAGCATGGcgtgggaagaagagggagagaaaatGAGCCATATCAGGTTATCCATTTCCTTTTTACACTCATACTGTAAAGATGGCACTGGTCAAATTCGTTAACTCCAGACATTTTTTGGATTAATGGCTGGATATCAGGAAGTGCCTTTTACAGATACTAGTTTACAGAACATGCTATGCACATCCACCTTTCAAAGGGAGCATGGcgtgggaagaagagggagagaaaagagagcCATATCAGGTTAAAAGGAATGGGCCCCTCTTTTTTGGATGGCGCGAGTGGTTTCCTCTGCAGAAATAGCTGGGCCCATCCTGTGATTTTTAATTACTAACCTTGTGAGGCTTCATCTAGGAGTCCGGCTTTACATCAAGTCAAGAGTTTTGATTTTAAGCCTTTTTCTCTATGCTCACTCTCAGAGGGAGTCCCAAATGCAGAGCCCCCTAGATTAATAAAAATTACAGCCCTAATCATAAAGGAGGCTTCACTCCCTGCGACTCTGGCTTTATCTTTAGCTCAGGAGTTCTCATTATATATAGTAGATTACAATATTAGATAAAAAGAGGCTTCACTCCCTGGGAGCCTGGTTTCATCTTTAGCTTGGGAGTTCTTATTGTATATAGTAGATATTGAGAATTGAACTTGTCGGGAAGCAGGGAGGTAATGAATAAGGGCCTTGAAATGACCATGATGCATATTGAAATGACCATGATGCATATTGCAAAGCAATTAGAGAAGTTTTAAGGCTTTTGCACCCGCAAATAAGCAGAATTTTTGGATGCTGATTAGGTAATTTCTCCAAGTAATTTTATGTGCACTTACATGTTTTTGCTTGAATGTAGTGTCTATCTTTTGATAGTTTCAGCACTTGGAACCTTTTATAAAtgttccattagaattgatttttgAGTTAGGAATGTATAAGAATAGAGTGTTAGATTGGACCTGGTATGAAATTGCatattttaaaactaatttttttaatctaaaCTTCCTCTTACAGTTGGCAACTTGGCATGCAGAGTTACTTTTGTTATTAGTTCCTGATATGTTCGCTATATTTTATATGGGTATTTTGATCATTTAAAGTCTAGACACTTGCAAAATGTGGTTTCTTTTTTTACCCTACATGCTGTTGATCAGATGCATGTATGTAGTTGCAGTGTTAGGTGATTATTAGTCTGCTAatcaatatttttggtttatgagATGCATTTTCCTGACTTTATTTATGTCTTCAGGGGCACGAGTTGACATTACGTGTCCTATACAGGTTGTATCGGGAGGCAGAGCAGGATCAGGACTTTTTTTCATCTAGAACGGCCACATCAGTTTATGAAACATTTCTTCTTGCTGTGGTGTGTATAAATCCTTCTTGTCTCATATAGTCATATGTAAATTATCTGATCCTTTtcttaatttaaaatttatgtaTAGGCAGAAACACTTCACGATACTTTCCCAGCCTTGGATAAATCCTTGAGCAGATTGCTTGGTGAAGTGCCTTACCTACCGGAGGGTGTATTGAAGCTGTTAGAGCGCTTATGCTCTCCTGAAAATGAGAGACATGAAAAGGACTTTCAAAGTGGTGACCGAGTTACGCAAGGCCTCAGTGCTGTTTGGAATCTGATTTTGCTTAGGCCTTCTAATAGAGACAGATGCCTCCAGATTGCATTACAGGTTTTTTATTCTTAAATTTAGATTATCCAATATTTTGTATTTATCTACATTTTTTTTCAAGCATTCTATACACTGTATCCTTATTATCTTGCATTTTTGGTCATGCTGAATGGAAATTCATATGTTGGATGGCCTTCCTTTTCTTGTTGATGGTTGGAAATTCATAATTCTTTTAGCTGTAACTTTGGAGGAATCCCTTGGGAAGTAGTGTAGCTTGTCGGCTATGTAAGGAAAATAACTTTATCCAAATGAGCTTCTAAGGCACCTCCTCATCCTATGCTGTCTTTTTTCCCCACCTTGCTAATGTTTTGAGTTTTGACTGTTTTCCTCCAGCCTTCACTCATTTTAGATTAGCTTTGCTCGATAAGATATCATATTCCCACTGGCATGCTTTGTAAAAGAGTATTGATGGTTTGCTCTCTTGACTAATTTATAAAATAGTCCtgccccaccaaaaaaaaatagaaaataaaagaaaaggattctTTGGGCCTTACAAAAAACAGTCTCAAACCTAGCTGGGCAATTGactgaatcataaattttgaaAGATATAAAGGTGCTCCTTTTGTTTGCTATGAACTTGTATCTCTGATAAAGCTGATTAGTTCTATTTTCATTTCTtgtctttttgtttcttttttctctcctaaTAGAGTGCAGTACATCCTGTGGAAGAAGTGCGAATGAAAGCAATACGCCTGGTAGTTCTACACGCCTTGCTATTGCAGCTGAACATCAGCTTGATCAACATCCTTCATCCATTATATTTCTGTTTGGATTCTGTTTATTTGCAGGTAGCAAATAAGCTATTTCCTATGCCAAGCATTTCTcaaaaaattgaagtatttgctAGTGAGAAGCTCCAGTCAGTAGCAGATGATATTCCTGCCACGGAGGACATCGATGCCGATGGTTCAGCTCTTGGATTGCAAAAGGTTTGCTTTGTATGCTGTTAAGTAGCATTTGACATATTATAGTTTTACGTTTGTCGTATTGATAAAAGAAATTCATTACATCAAGTAGGACACTTTCCTACCTTTCAGTGGAGTTAGTGCCTGAaatcagaataaataaaatactgTTTATAGTAGGCTGGTTAATTGTCGGCTGGACCACTTTGTTAAAGTTCACCCTCAAaaaacatcttttgcttttgagGTGTAAAATACAGttggagtgaaacattaagtggGTTTTTTGTGAAGTGTTTGTTCTCTGAAGCATCATTCAAACTTTGTGTGCATCTTCATTGGAGCATTGCTGATTCTAAACTTCAACATATAACCATTTTAAGTCATGAAGATGCATGTAATTTGATGATAATTCCATCTTAATAAGATGCTTGATAGTATACAATTCATCACTTCCTATTGTACATGTTAGGCGAACTACATCCAGCTGGCATCTTGAATTTTAAGTCTTTCTTGGATGAATTGCCCATTCTATTCTGGTCCCATTGGAAGACATTCTGATGCAAAGGTCTCGTGGAACAACCAAGAGTGGTTTTTCAAAAATTGCTAAAGCTGTATCCGCTCAAAATGCTTGTATCACCTTTTTGCATTGCTTTCTGTACTTTGTGTACATAAATTAAACTTATTGAATCATCGGGAGTCTTTTCAATATTGGAAGTTCATTTTGTCTAGCAGAA
The Phoenix dactylifera cultivar Barhee BC4 chromosome 3, palm_55x_up_171113_PBpolish2nd_filt_p, whole genome shotgun sequence DNA segment above includes these coding regions:
- the LOC103709595 gene encoding symplekin isoform X2 encodes the protein MVGMMAADWAETAVSLLNSARSSGEIPAKLRWLRQLKEVLLHRDPSLLPDFAPRLAELQADRASPVRKLLAEMIGDIGMKHMELLPEMIPSLIYFLKDSTPAVARQAIITGTYLFRNVLEKGLCSSDLDDSLKSSWAWMLKYKNAVLPIAVQPGSDGVRLLAVKFIEAIILLYTPDPDVSSDPPHEACEGMGFNISWLRGGHPLLNVGDLAMEASQSLRLLLDQLRFPQVKSLSNSIVIVLINSLSAIAEKRPSFYGRILPVLLGLDPASSVIKGVQVPNAHHALKNAFMACLKCTHSSAEPWRARLVEALKAINAGELAEPAVKLKENSGGIVVRREELSPPKDDKVTLQECDERNNDLGCKRNMDEECSDLSQDDVVSSKRARQTSVAAKEVTNESLQKSPDSVQINLPLISSTTSRDGSSGPVQQLVSMFGALVAQGDKAAGSLEILVSSITCDLLAEVVIANMQHLPPTCPEADGKEELISGLGYASGFVSNSLPALRPSVLASDILSLSSSLPMLASLLNIQPSASYDISKIQQGDEEKMTATTDATFSPSSVGDVIATTSASLPASVEPSELVTEKDGTAVPLYANMETTESKIPGLDSTSSFDEIQESQDASHTSTAELQETNLGHAVNLVSTMRLDASTTDCEAQSPQPAITDASQLPCIASVTTAPQYILPKMTVTNVDLTDEDKDHLQKVAFMRILEAYKQIAISGGSQIHFPLLSHLGVEYPLELDTWGLLQKHVLSDYMNHEGHELTLRVLYRLYREAEQDQDFFSSRTATSVYETFLLAVAETLHDTFPALDKSLSRLLGEVPYLPEGVLKLLERLCSPENERHEKDFQSGDRVTQGLSAVWNLILLRPSNRDRCLQIALQSAVHPVEEVRMKAIRLVANKLFPMPSISQKIEVFASEKLQSVADDIPATEDIDADGSALGLQKNGDLEKPPAGRQPPPSLDKNELTSDNPLDQNTTSSSISEAQRCISLYFALCTKKHSLLRRIFAIYKCIPKAAKQAVHRHIPILVRTIGTSPELLGIISDPPTGSESLLMLVLQTLTDGVVPSQDLISSVKKLYHSKFQDVDILIPVLSFLSKDEILPIFPQIVNLPLDKFQAGLTRMLQGSPHTGPCLSPPEILIAIHGIDPEKDKIPLKKVMDACSACFEQQNVFTQQVLAKVLNQLVEQIPLPLLFMRTVIQAIGVFPALVDFVMEILSRLINKQIWKYPKLWVGFLKCAIQTKPQSFSVLLQLPAPQLENALTRNPMLRAPLAEHANQPNIRSTLPRSTLVVLGLVQDSQASGPAQTSQSQAAETGSSAADVATEVTQESTAVS
- the LOC103709595 gene encoding symplekin isoform X1, with amino-acid sequence MVGMMAADWAETAVSLLNSARSSGEIPAKLRWLRQLKEVLLHRDPSLLPDFAPRLAELQADRASPVRKLLAEMIGDIGMKHMELLPEMIPSLIYFLKDSTPAVARQAIITGTYLFRNVLEKVVIQGLCSSDLDDSLKSSWAWMLKYKNAVLPIAVQPGSDGVRLLAVKFIEAIILLYTPDPDVSSDPPHEACEGMGFNISWLRGGHPLLNVGDLAMEASQSLRLLLDQLRFPQVKSLSNSIVIVLINSLSAIAEKRPSFYGRILPVLLGLDPASSVIKGVQVPNAHHALKNAFMACLKCTHSSAEPWRARLVEALKAINAGELAEPAVKLKENSGGIVVRREELSPPKDDKVTLQECDERNNDLGCKRNMDEECSDLSQDDVVSSKRARQTSVAAKEVTNESLQKSPDSVQINLPLISSTTSRDGSSGPVQQLVSMFGALVAQGDKAAGSLEILVSSITCDLLAEVVIANMQHLPPTCPEADGKEELISGLGYASGFVSNSLPALRPSVLASDILSLSSSLPMLASLLNIQPSASYDISKIQQGDEEKMTATTDATFSPSSVGDVIATTSASLPASVEPSELVTEKDGTAVPLYANMETTESKIPGLDSTSSFDEIQESQDASHTSTAELQETNLGHAVNLVSTMRLDASTTDCEAQSPQPAITDASQLPCIASVTTAPQYILPKMTVTNVDLTDEDKDHLQKVAFMRILEAYKQIAISGGSQIHFPLLSHLGVEYPLELDTWGLLQKHVLSDYMNHEGHELTLRVLYRLYREAEQDQDFFSSRTATSVYETFLLAVAETLHDTFPALDKSLSRLLGEVPYLPEGVLKLLERLCSPENERHEKDFQSGDRVTQGLSAVWNLILLRPSNRDRCLQIALQSAVHPVEEVRMKAIRLVANKLFPMPSISQKIEVFASEKLQSVADDIPATEDIDADGSALGLQKNGDLEKPPAGRQPPPSLDKNELTSDNPLDQNTTSSSISEAQRCISLYFALCTKKHSLLRRIFAIYKCIPKAAKQAVHRHIPILVRTIGTSPELLGIISDPPTGSESLLMLVLQTLTDGVVPSQDLISSVKKLYHSKFQDVDILIPVLSFLSKDEILPIFPQIVNLPLDKFQAGLTRMLQGSPHTGPCLSPPEILIAIHGIDPEKDKIPLKKVMDACSACFEQQNVFTQQVLAKVLNQLVEQIPLPLLFMRTVIQAIGVFPALVDFVMEILSRLINKQIWKYPKLWVGFLKCAIQTKPQSFSVLLQLPAPQLENALTRNPMLRAPLAEHANQPNIRSTLPRSTLVVLGLVQDSQASGPAQTSQSQAAETGSSAADVATEVTQESTAVS